The segment GCAGTCTATAGctttgaaataataataatatagcctaaataattcaTTTTTGGCTACCTGTCTTGCCCCTGACTGATTTATGGTTAGTATATTGTTTAATAGCCTGTTTAAATGTCCAACGtcaattgatagtgacagaatcgcacattacttcccaagcaaagtACATTTTTTTGTCTCCTCGGCTAACGAAGTTTGTAGTACAACCTCTAAATGTCATAGAAACAAACCAAAGATATTCCATATGCATCGGAGTCACGTCTTTCCCAGCATTTTACGTAGTTCCTAGCATAAAGCATTGTGGACTAAAGGGTCATTATAGATTGCTTGATATAATCAGGTCCATGTAAGTATTTTCAAAGTCTTAAAGCTAACAAGGGATAGGCTCATGCTTTGAGCCATTTTCTTTAACAAAGCCACAATACACTCACATATCTCCTCAATTCTAGCCATGGTTTTAACTTAACACAACAAGCTCTTCCTTGAATAGGAATAAATATGCTCCAACACAAAGCCATCTTGTGGTTAGTAGCCTAAAGTAAAATTAAAAGGAAGACTATTTAAATGAATTAGCCTCCTATCAGCACCCAAGCGCTGTCCATCTCCGCAGCTGCCTCATCACAGCAAGTTATGTCAATTCCTCAAATATGGCTTATGGTGAGGTCAACAACGCTGATAAATAGCTTCAGAATTATAGCAGTAGCAAGCTTACCTCCAGTCTTCCTTCTCATCTTCGTGTTCTCCCTttcaaactgaacaggacatcagtagGCCTAGTTCGGCACACACAGATATTGCATTTTTTGGACAAATAAAACATTATTTTCAGGAAGAAACCTTTGACTTTCCTCCTGAAGTGTCACCATAGGCAGCTAAAAATGGTATATATCAGCAAGAGCAGGGCAGGCCTGGCCTATCCATTGCAGTGTGTGTAATGCAGTGTAGCCTAGTTTTATATACTGTACACCATACCAGCAGCGCAAAACTTGGGAAGGAAGTGCATTTTCTTAGAATTATAACTTTGCTCTTTGCTTCTCTGAGCATGTTCTTTGTATAGCCTATGCTTATAGCCTATAGTATAGGCTATAGATAATGTTATTGAGACCACACTAGGAGCACTTGATATTGCACGACCAGCAGGGAATCAGAGATGAGGGGCATCATCGGGCACACCGAGATACTATAATACGCAACTAATTCTGAAACCCTGAGCAATATCACATTTAATAGATTACAAATTACATGACTCTCCCCTGgactaaataaaaaaacattaaacCCTACCCCTTCCTCATTTTGCTCCGGGTAACAATTGTGTACATTTTGACCGCTTCCTTGTTACAGATTGTGTTCAATCAATCAGAAGATGACCTGATCTGGACATCCTCTTTAGATGTTGTTGAACTGGGAAAATCAAGCTTGCAACAATACAATAAATTGTCTCAAGCAATTGAATAGGATTTAGAAATTGAATCtgtaaaacaaaaataataattaaaatagTATGTACTGATAACAAAAGTGTATGATAAACCCAGAGCTTTTGATATactgtgccttcggaaagtattcaaaccccttgactttttccacattttgttactttacagccttaacCTAAAATGGATCATCtgtctacaaacaataccccataatgacaaagggaaagcAGGCTTtttgaaatgttagcaaatgtattaaaaataagtattcagaccctttgctatgtgactcGAAATTGAAATTGAGCTGCGGTGCATCCCTTTTCCATTTGTTATCCTGgggatatttctacaacttgattggagtccacctgtggtaaattcaattgattggacatgatttggtaagacctgtctataaggtcccacagatgacaatgcatgtcagagcaaacaccaagccatgaggtcaaaggaattgtccttagagctccgagacaggattgtgtcgaggcacagatctggggaagggtaccacaaaatgtctgcagcattgaaggtccccaagaacacagtggcctccatcattctgaaatggaaaaagtttgtaaccaccaagactcttcatagagctggctaGCCAGCCAAaccgagcaatcgggggagaagggccttggtcagggaggtcacttctgtcactgtgacagagctccatagttcttctgtggagatgggggaaccttccagaaagacaaccatctctgcagcgctccaccaatcaggcctttatggtagagtgacctgacggaagccactcttcagtaaaagtcacatgacatCCCGTTTTGAGTTttctaaaaggcacctaaagactctcagaccgtgagaaacaagattatctggttttaggaaaccaagactgaactctttggcctgaatgccaagcgtcacgtctggaggaaacctggcaccatccctacggtgaagcttgatggtgtcagcatcatgctgtggggatgtttttcagtggcagcgactgggagactagtcagggttgagggaaagatgaatggagcaaagtacagagagatccttgatgaaaacctactccagagagctcaggacctcagacttgggcgaaggttcaccttccaacaggagaacgaccctaagcacacagccaagacaacgcaggagtggcttcgggacaagactctgaatgtccttgagtggcccagccagagctccgacttgaacccgatctaacatctttgaagatacctgaaaatagctgtgcagcaatgctccccttccaacctgacagagcttcagaggatctgcagagaagaatgggagaaactccccaaatacaggtgtgccaagcttgtagagtcatacccaagaagactcaaggttgtaatcgctgccaaaggtgcttcaacaaagtactgagtaaagggtctgaatacttatgtaaatgtaatatttcagtttcttTTTAATTAATTAGCAAACATCTATAAAACCAGTTTTTtttctttgttattatggggtattgtaggGAGATTTATgtaacaaaatatatttaatccattttagaataaggctgtaatctaacaaaatgtggaaaaggttaaggggtctgaatactttccgaaggcactgtatcttgcACTTACTATTAAAACCACATTattgttgtgtttgttttgtttgtagtCTGGCCCGATAAAGATCCGTAACATGACGTTTACAGACAACAGTCTATGGCACTAACGAAGAGGCAGTGGACAACGGAGGTcacaaagaaaaaaaaactgtGAAATTCAACACTGACACTAAATAAATGTTGGATTTGGGTGTCAAGACAATCTTGGATAAACTCTTCCAGTCAAAGGACATTAACACTTTCAGTTGCACCATGCTGGAGAACATCCAGATGTTCAAGAGCGCTGTGTGCTACCGTTACCGACAGAAAATCAAGGACAAATAATAGAGGAAGGTGGTTTCAGAGTACCTTTACTGGCATTTCATCATGAAGAATCAAGCAGCCATCGCTAAGTTTAAAGATTAATTCATCGGAGGCTATTATGTGGCACAATGTGTTTCATCGACATCAAACAGTCAAGAGGTTGTCGACGATGGAAGCAACAGGAAGCTTGGGGAAATGTCCAGTCCGATCTCGAGAGTTCAGGAGAAGAGTTGACACTAGAAGAGGTGGTGTTCTTTACGACTGCACTTAACTGCATCCCTCCTTCAGGGAAACAGGCACAGCTCTGCATAGAGTTCAGTGATGACCGTCTATCCACTGCTAGTATAATATATGTGGGAATGTACTCCGATTACCCAACGGAAGATTTCCAATAGAATATGCCGTTTGTCCTGGACCCTTTCAAAAAGTACTTGAGATCGCACTAAGGAGTTGTTTGCCATATTTTTGTTAACAAACCCTTTTCCTGTGACAAACAAAAAAGGGGGAAAAATAAGACAACCTGATCCAAACAGCGGAATTTGTCCATGTGGGTTTTCGTGCTGTCACAATCACAATACATACTGGGCCAATAACATTATGTGGAACATTTTAGCCATGCATGGAATGATTACAAGAGTTGAATATATCAGGTGTGTAAACAGAGATTATTAGGCTGAGTACAACACAAGACGTTGAGAAAACACAAATCTCTGTATATGAATGTGTTTCTTATTAAACACGGACCCTTTGCCTACTCACTGGCATTTGTTTTTCTAGGTCCGTCTTATAACGTCACTGGCTCCATATAGACCTAAATTCTAATTGCCTTCCCTTTGACTTAAGAAAGTAAACATTTCTCAGAAACAGTTCAACTGAGCCTACGCTGTATCACAAAAACAATCTGTCTTGATACAGTAGGATTTGTTTAAGACATACAGAAGCCTAGTGGACAGTCTTACTCAGGAATTAGTTGTAATGAGTGTTTGGTTCTTGCTGAGACATCAACAATGCCCATTTAGTTCATCTAGTAGTAATTCCCGTGTGATGATCCAGAAGATAGAAATACAAGAGGTCCCAAGGTTCTGTCCTCCCTGGACAAAGACCCAAAGATTGTGGTCCAAATATTTGATGTTCAATATGATCCTCCTTGGGTACATAAGAGTTGTTTGGTTAGTGTCAGAAGCGATGCAGTTCTCTAGGAAGTCTATACTGTTCTGTGGATATATCtaaactcttagaaaaaaagggttcctaAAGGGTTCTACGGCTGTCCTTTCTATGAATGTACGGCAACCAGGGTCTTCACTGAAATCCCAAAGTACAAAGTCATTAATTGAAGAAATGTACTTTTAATCCAAGGTACTAGTTAACTAGATATTCCCCTAGAGACGGGTTTAAAGGAAGTGTTTGAGTTTTCTGTCTAAGGAGGTCTTTACATTCATAGTGGAACTGCCAGGACCCACTCAATAATACGGGTAATGTTCTAGAATCCATTCTTCCATTTCCAAGCTTTATGAAGCTGTATGTGACACAGGAAATAGTCAAAGGGCCAGTTTTCCAGATCCAGATTAAGCCTAAACCTAGACTAAAAAGCTATTTCAATGGAGTCTCAATTGACCACGTGTTTGGTGAAGTAGTCTTAGGACTCTATTTAATCTGTATCGCTGAAGCGTATCACTGAAGCTTTACAGATTGCGCAATAAACATGTAAAGGtgatttccgattgagccgacatatgcactgtttaccgtgaatgcagtcttcgcctttaaatttcaattacgctgtaaagctgaacttcagcaatacagattgaatagagcccttaatTTGGGTCTGGGAAACGGGCACTAAAAGAGATCAGGGAGTAAAATAATCTACATCCCACACACTGTAAACCAGCCAATTTAACCAAGTGTTATTCTGAGCATTGAGTGGCATCTGAGCTAATGTGTTAAAAGTGTGTTTCCTCAACACTCTCTGCTCGAAGTTAGCTGAATTTGAAAAAGCTTGTTGAGTAAACTTACAAATTCATGTTTGCTCAAAACAAATCAAAACCACACCAACATattcatatttcccagcatgctctcttGCAGGTTGATTTTCAGCATGGTTTGTTTCAATActtgtgtttttgcatgtacttTGATTGGTTCatcttatgctacacaaacataaataacatatgtttctaaactaatccaatctgttagtagTTGGACTTATTGCACCTGTTTCTGAGATGTCTGTTCCAGTTTATATGATTTAGATAGTCTCAATAATCAACATTCCTTACCCCGGTAGTCATTCTGAATGTACGTTGTGGGTTATTAAAACTTCCAATTGTTAGATATCTTCACTCTGGCTCGATTCCAACAGGAATTACACaccactttgcaagccagcataatgtgacatgCAGGCTTGATGTGACCTATAAACTAACAGTTTCAGGCCATTGTGTTAGGGTTTATACAATATATTATCATAAATAGTTACATTTTAAAGATGACATATTCACTTAGACACTCACTTGGGGATGGCTACAGTACTGAAAACCTTTGAATACATCAACCATGTCTCTGTcgctaacaaatacagtcatgggtggtaaatACAATTCACTCAAAAGGCAAGGCACTCAGGGAAATATGCTAATAAAGTTAAATACATTTTCTAGTTAAATTGTATGTTTACTCAACCTAAAATTCAAAGTCGAGTGAACATACAATTCAACTTGAGAATGTATGTTATCTCagctactgtatactgtatgcccAAATGTTGAGCAAACTCACAATCATATTGCAGCTGGTTGGTTTACAATTGTATGTTAAATCaacatatgtatttttttttacactgcAGTTGAACAAGAGGCCCACGGATATCTACCCCAGGTTTCCACTTGGCTGGTCGCCACTGGGATTGTCAGACTCTGCCTCTCTGCTTGCCCTGCCCCTCCGACACGCCAGGCGGTCCAAGGACCTCGGGGAGATGTTCTGTGATCGGCAGCAGCAGGCGACCACATCAGCCAGATCGGCCCGGAAGGAGGGCGTGTAGAAGCCATAGATCACTGGGTCGCAACATGTGTTAAGGTTGCCAAAGACGAAAAGGGCGTGGTGGACGTACTCGGGTGTCTCCTGGAGCATGGCTGGCTGGAACCAGTACCAGATGCCTAGGAGGTAGTATGGCGTCCAGCAAATCACGAAGGACACCACGATCACAATGGTCATCTTCAGGGTCTTCATTCGCGCCTTGGGGATCATGTCAGCACCACTTCGCCTCAGGCACGGCTCCCCACCTGAAGTGATAACAGATACACACAGTATGTGAGGAGATATGGAATGGTACTATGTAAGTTGAAGATGTTGATGATAACGAGCTCTGGGTTTTCCTCACCATGTAACCTGATCAGGACCTGACTATGGCTGATTCATGTATTAGATGTACAAAAAGTGagattatacatttacattttacatttaagtcatttagcagacgctcttatccagagcgacttacaaattggatactCAAGTGGTGCGACCACATTCATCTCATTATTGCTTTTGCTAagtgaacagaaagagtgaaATCACAGCAGGATGTGTACTTCCATTCAGAAGTTATTCACTATGTCTTTTAGGGCTCGTTTCAATTGAATGTGGTTGTTTTTCGGGTGTACAGCAAAGTAGGAGTTCCTGATGTTGTATCAGCATCATAGAACAGGGTTCTGCAGTGTTCTGTCATTTTCACTCcctctgagtgtacaaaacattaggaacacctgctctttccatgacatagactaaccaggtgaaagctatgatcccttatttgtATCACTAAAACAAATTCAATCAGTGtacatgaaggggaggagacaggttaaagaaggatttttttaaagctttgagataattgagacatggattgtgtatgtgtgccattccgagggtgactgggcaagaaaaaagatttaagtgcctttgaacaggttgccaggtgcactggttttagtgcgtcaagaactgcaaaacacacagtttcctgtgtgtatgaaaaatggtccaccacccaaaggacatccagcaaacctgacaactgtgggaagcattggagtcaacatgtgccagcatccctgtggaacgctttcgacatgtTGTAGAATCCATACCCCGAGGaattgagggcaaaagggggggcaactcaatattaggaaggtgttcggTGTATAAAGTTACAAAAAAATAAGAGATTTTCTTGGTCAGATCATGTGGAAAGTAACAACTTTGGGCTCTAAATATGACAATCAAGTATGTGTTGTTGAAACGTCCAATAGTCAAATATATCACAAAAGCAAAGAATGCAGTGTGCATAGTCTCTTCACTTTttacactaacacacagacacacacacagacacacacacagacacacacctttgCCCTTGTGCATCTGACGGCTGATCTCGATGAGGATGCGGGTGTAGCAGAAGCTCATTACTAACAGGGGGAACACATAAAGCGTGACAAAGTGGAACATGTTGTAGACCGTCTCTTGCCAGCGATGGTGGAAGCTTCCATGCGTCACACACTGAGTGAATTCCACTCCCTCGGCTTTGATTGCTCGAAAAATGAACAGCTATGAGATAAAGAAAGACAAACGGGTAGTGAGAAATCATGATAAAGGTCTATTAATCAATCAATACAAAATGTATCTCAAGCCCCCTTGACAGCAACAGGTCTTTAAAGTAAACCTGAACTATTTACCAGCAAAGCGCATACAAGGCACAGTGACAAGGAAAAGCTCCCTAGAAGGAAGAAACGTAGAGACGAATGAGACTCTGGGTTCGATTCAATCCGTATTCAGTCCGTATCACAAAAGTTCAGCGCTATAGTGTGATTGaagtttaaaggcaatgttccttgATCCttggagactgcattcacagtaaacaaTGCATAATCCGGCTCAATCAGAAATGTCCTTTAAATTCCAATTGCGCTATTGAACTTCCGCTATACGGATTGAATTTAGCCCTCAGAGGGTGGGGCCCATTCTCTGGCTGTACATTCATGTAGCGCCCATCAGAAATGAAATACCACGTTAACTTGGTCTCCTGGTGTGGTAAATTGATCGCTCAGTTATGAGGGCAATGATGCATTAAGAAGTACAGAAttactatacatacacatgttaATGGGGTGAATAAAAGTATAATAACATAGGACAGACAATTTTACGCACTCAGCAGCCTTTGAATGGCCTATTAAGAAATCTAGTGCAAAATCAATCTAATCTAATCTGTTAGAATGATGATTCCTTTCAAAACAATTTCTGCATCAGAGGTGATATGATATAACAGATATGAATTTAATGTGAAGACTAAGGTCCTATAAAGCATACATCTCTATCATTTTTTGATCTCTATCGTTCTTGTTATAGCGTATCAGGAATCTGTAATataatacagtgtaatacagtcatCTTGTACAGTACTGAGCAAACACAGATTGCCAGTCATGTTCATGACTTTTGACACAGGTTGCGTGCCTCTCCCATTTTGGGGTGTTTTAACTGTTTATTGGAAATGCTTATGTTTATAAATATAACAAGTTAAGTATtaagtatatatttttgttagctCTTTTGGTATAATGTTTCTGCATTTGTATATTTTCTAAATTCAACCTCTGGTTCCAGTCTCCTCCATTACCTGTACGGTAAATAAATaccacctgtcacgccctggtcgacgtattttgtgtttatcttcatttattgggtcaggccagggtgtgacatgggtttgtgtatgtggtgtgtatgtagtgggattgtagcttagtggggtgttctaggtaagtctatggctgtctgaagtggttctcaatcagaggcaggtgtttatcgttgtctctgattgggaaccatatttaggcagccatattctttggttgtgttgtgggtgattgtcctttagtgtcttgatgtccttattctgtgttagtttgcaccagtttaggctgtttcggttttcattacgtttattgttttgttgagtttgtgTTTTGATTTGTGTTacgttgttttattaaacatggatcacaatctacacgctgcagtttggtccgactctccttcaccacatgaaaaccgttacaccacccattttttttttacatctgatCTTCTGACTGTCTCGACTGTTGCTGCTCCACACCAACTAAACAGGCTGCCAGCTCCTCTATTTTAACACTGAGCACAAGTGTGATAGCCCATGGGTGCTTTTGTGAATGTTTAGGCCAATACTTTTTTACTCTTGAGGCTGGAAACAAATTAATTATCTTCAGTCCAGTTATGATCCATAGATAGGGTTCTTATTGCTCTCACATCTTACTCTGGTCCTGCATTCCTATCTGGAATGGAGGAAATTAACTGTCAATGCATTTAGGTTTCAAAtagttcaaaaatatatattttaactaGTATAACATTGCTTTCTTCCCTTTGCTGTATTATCATTTGCTATTAAGGCAAATTCTTGCACTTTCTCAGTATTTCATGCAATTCATGACAGACTATCATACACACTGCTTCTTGCTCGCTGTTTTCCACTTCCTCCATCACCAGCACTCAATATCAATTAAACGCACAAGGAGGCACACAAATCAATGTTAATCAGCATAATTTTCTTTGGCTTTGTCagctacagtgctttcagaaagtattcataccccttgacgaattccacatgttgttgtgttacagcctcaatttcaaaatggatcaaataaataaaaatcaagcatgcctgctgttctgtaccttattgaCTCTGCCCTAGATTACGGACCTCTGCTTGCCTTTGACCTGTCTTTTTTTAAtgtcttttttaaatgtaacctttatttaactaggcaaatcagttaagaacaaattctcctttacaatgaagacccaccaaaaggcaaaaggcctcctgcgaggACGGGGCTTgggataaaaaatataaaaaataaaatataaatataggacaaaacacacatcacaacaagagagacacaacactacataaagagagacctaaatacaacaacataacaaggcagcaaaacatgacaacaacatggtagcaacacaacatgatactagcaacacaacatggtagtagcacaaaaacatggtacaaacattattgggcaaagtcaacagcacaaaggttaAGAAGGTGGAGGCAACAATATATCATACAAAGcagtcacaactgtcagtaagaatgTCCATGACTGagactttgaatgaagagattgagataaaaccgtccagtttgagtgtttgttgcagctcattccagtcgctagttgcagcgaactgaaaagaggagcgacccagggatgtgtgtgctttgggttcctttaacagaatgtgactggcagaatgggtgttgtatgtggagaatgagggctgcagtagatactGTATCTCAGATAGGGAGGAGTGAGttctaagagggttttataagcatcaaccagtgggtcttgcaacgggtatacagagattaccagtttacagagaagtatagagtgcagtgatgtgttctATAAAGAGCattgatggccgaatggtaatgAACATCTAACTGTTCACCCTTAGCTGCCAATCTATACATTTTCTCTCAGTAATCTAgaatgggtaggatggtcatctgaatcaggattagtttggcagctggggtgaaagaggagcgattacgatagaggaaaccaagtctttTGCCTGCTCCCTGTTTGGGTCAATAAACATCTGTGACTctagctgtctgcatctgggCTTTATCCTGAGTTCTGTtacttgccatagattttcaagaagaTTTAAGTCGAAACTGTAACTCcctttattttttattctaaAAATACTCCCCAGtctttaacgattacaagcataaccataacatgaagccgtcaccactatgcttgaaaatatggaaagtGGACTCAGTAAtgtgtgtttggggcaaatccaatacaacacattgtattcgggacaaaaagtgaattgttttgcctatttttttgcagtattactttaatgccttgttgcaaacaggatgcatgtttttgaatatgtgtattctgtacaggcttccttcttctcactct is part of the Oncorhynchus gorbuscha isolate QuinsamMale2020 ecotype Even-year linkage group LG09, OgorEven_v1.0, whole genome shotgun sequence genome and harbors:
- the LOC124042776 gene encoding gonadotropin-releasing hormone II receptor-like; translation: MSDDRMLGNLTLWSATPMFPPENSSFNSSLPPSFTDWEAPTFTAAARVRVAATMVLFVFAAFSNLSVLISVARGRGRRLAAHLRPLIASLASADLVMTFVVMPLDAVWNVTVQWYAGDIMCKLLCFLKLFAMHSSAFILVVVSLDRHHAILHPLDTLDAGRRNKRMLLVAWVLSLLLASPQLFIFRAIKAEGVEFTQCVTHGSFHHRWQETVYNMFHFVTLYVFPLLVMSFCYTRILIEISRQMHKGKGGEPCLRRSGADMIPKARMKTLKMTIVIVVSFVICWTPYYLLGIWYWFQPAMLQETPEYVHHALFVFGNLNTCCDPVIYGFYTPSFRADLADVVACCCRSQNISPRSLDRLACRRGRASREAESDNPSGDQPSGNLG